The following coding sequences lie in one bacterium genomic window:
- a CDS encoding HAMP domain-containing histidine kinase, translated as MATVKQQLIRRIFVAGVVLFLVVLPAAIMAYLAYNSLREIRIREDFFFEQVGHDLSKRLISTLEMPLYGPGFELAERFVKGQNFGDPAEIRAVLGFLEKSSEMSDAFFWYPGSMYPAAVRSLYYDPESFTEKPVSELIKPIEERTLQVFREGEAFRDLPRGFTPKTYQGYTVAIWGMRFADETWVMTLVAEESGNTIGFLTYRLNEKEYLRLARGLYNEMFPSGKIMGGMDEVPRDLGAEVYFNLLPFNDEAHEATSDIAASRNYVYDSKGYESSLWGIRVFVANRERVRVNDRLVTSMLALLAGLFALIVLGVLLLYYLVSKELQLAKLKSGFVSNVSHELKTPLSLIRLFAETLEMDRVESEQEKKRFYSIIHNESVRLTNLINNILDFSRIEEGRKKYEMATEDLKSLLSDTLDAYAFQLDTAGFKVNVQSGDGEYFAEVDRDSFKQAVLNLLDNAVKYSGDERRIDVGLSRSGGFVRVSVRDYGIGILPQDLTRVFDKFFRAGNEDVYKVKGSGLGLAVVRHIMDAHSGRIDVRSEPGKGSEFCLLFPESAGSREPGEGGAGPLRQPSGGRKS; from the coding sequence GTGGCAACCGTAAAGCAGCAGCTGATAAGGCGGATCTTCGTCGCGGGAGTTGTGTTGTTTCTGGTGGTGCTGCCCGCGGCGATAATGGCCTATTTGGCCTACAACAGCCTGCGGGAAATCAGGATAAGGGAGGATTTCTTTTTCGAGCAGGTCGGGCACGACCTTTCCAAAAGGTTGATCTCAACACTCGAGATGCCGCTTTACGGGCCGGGATTCGAACTTGCGGAGCGTTTCGTCAAGGGGCAAAATTTCGGCGATCCTGCGGAAATCAGGGCAGTCCTGGGATTCCTTGAGAAATCCAGCGAAATGAGCGACGCGTTTTTTTGGTATCCGGGGTCGATGTATCCGGCAGCCGTCCGTTCGCTGTATTACGATCCAGAGTCGTTTACGGAAAAGCCGGTTTCGGAACTCATCAAGCCGATAGAAGAGCGGACGCTTCAGGTGTTCAGGGAGGGCGAAGCTTTTAGGGATCTGCCGCGCGGTTTCACGCCGAAGACCTACCAAGGCTACACGGTCGCAATCTGGGGAATGCGGTTCGCCGACGAAACCTGGGTGATGACGCTGGTCGCGGAGGAATCCGGCAATACGATTGGATTTCTTACCTATCGTTTGAACGAAAAGGAGTATTTGCGTCTAGCGAGGGGGCTTTACAACGAGATGTTTCCTTCGGGCAAAATCATGGGCGGAATGGACGAAGTCCCGCGGGATTTGGGGGCGGAAGTGTATTTCAACCTGCTGCCTTTTAACGACGAGGCGCATGAAGCGACGAGCGATATCGCGGCCTCCAGAAATTACGTTTACGACTCGAAGGGATACGAATCATCGTTGTGGGGAATCCGGGTTTTCGTCGCCAATCGGGAGCGCGTGCGCGTCAACGACAGGCTGGTCACTTCGATGCTTGCGCTGCTTGCCGGTTTGTTCGCGCTCATAGTTTTGGGCGTTTTGCTGCTTTATTACTTGGTGTCGAAGGAGTTGCAGCTAGCCAAATTAAAAAGCGGATTTGTGTCGAATGTAAGCCACGAGCTGAAAACGCCGCTTTCGCTAATCAGGCTGTTCGCGGAAACGCTCGAAATGGACAGGGTCGAGTCGGAACAGGAAAAGAAGCGCTTTTACTCGATTATTCATAACGAAAGCGTCAGACTGACCAATCTTATAAACAACATTCTGGATTTCAGCCGCATCGAAGAGGGCCGCAAGAAGTATGAAATGGCCACCGAGGATTTGAAATCGTTGTTGTCGGATACCTTGGATGCGTACGCGTTTCAGCTTGACACGGCAGGATTCAAGGTGAACGTGCAGTCGGGCGACGGCGAATATTTCGCTGAAGTTGACCGGGACAGCTTCAAGCAGGCCGTGCTGAACTTGCTCGACAACGCGGTGAAGTACAGCGGGGACGAGCGCCGGATAGATGTCGGACTGTCACGGTCGGGAGGATTCGTCCGCGTGTCCGTTCGCGACTACGGAATCGGCATACTGCCTCAAGACCTCACGCGCGTTTTCGACAAATTCTTCCGGGCGGGAAACGAGGATGTTTACAAGGTTAAGGGAAGCGGGCTGGGGCTTGCCGTGGTCAGGCATATTATGGACGCGCATTCGGGTAGAATAGACGTGAGAAGCGAGCCGGGCAAGGGCAGCGAGTTTTGCCTTCTGTTTCCGGAAAGCGCTGGATCGCGCGAACCCGGCGAAGGCGGTGCCGGGCCGCTTCGACAACCTTCCGGGGGCCGCAAAAGTTGA
- a CDS encoding M6 family metalloprotease domain-containing protein yields the protein MISFCPRLKCCFALVLSIALIGSATQPASATVRPPEEWFAESAANAELWKKVYPTLNKLEFGDRSEFLVPDDEIYNAVSSGYGADKMDEVRAPRADTRQFWQYDRNADGRLDYKDLLELGYSAPEGKKPSAALSFGTAKWIVLRTDFPDSTANYPTYDVDYFYDRFFADGTASLPSCNDYYQEVSFGKFEISGTTDDNGPNSGWYQTSKNRAYYKDWSRTGELINETIQAADPFVDFSEFDVDGDSYVDTFIIFYNEAEFVPGLWPHRSSGLNIHVDGVIIDAYFLTGYSSGNDSWTMTISCHEYGHILGLPDLYDIDYSSNGLGAWDLMAYQYDNAQKVPSPGAWGRAMLGWVTPTVIDDDYTGYSLPDIHVAGDVLKVWTNGKEGKEYFLVENRLKTGTDSTRPGEGVLIWHIDDSVGGGNTDNSNELHKHVDLESARGQDENGKDPLDRKNDLGSSQDPYFSGNGAAGYTNAFSASSNPTSRDYQLNDTSVVIENFSAIGNPATFDIRVLTPTRPVVSITSPGPGDTVSNGVTFSATATPSSGRTIAGVRFFANGRLVGEDLTSPYSINWVSQNTYNGSIEIRAVATDSEGEIGADKRNVTVSNSGFSIPYSDAITDAAKWAISNPTGDAYWRYYNGDAASPTHCMGIGPGYDFNENDFLCSVRLSLAGATHPILRFKHKYIITQGENFGSVFITNDDGATMKALASYNGSKASTWNSVYVDLVDYVGDEVYLLFHLNSNSLADGPGNGGWWIDDFSVKELSSPPSITGISPSPGSTLSGTRVIQVTASDDEGLDRAEYYLGDYLVFTDASVPFNFDWNTRWMFNGSNSINVKVFDSDGQMVEDTPSYTISNTVTAEPLFDDFESGIANWYVKNEGGLGFWHTVGNRAYTGSNSLFCGINTSGYGNGEADFAFSPSVSLAGLVNPRLMFASWVRTEPSYDFAYVYLYTDQNTSTLLATYDGLASDWTLRNLDLSAFTGDTEVKVGLRLSSDGGLTYQGWWVDYFGVLEAPAVTSCVPSNGRPVIGQNFTLNGRGFGALSEGNFVSVPTTSGTTTIPSANCVSWTPTAITFTVPANAAPGNITVFRHSLQTSWSSFTPLLPAPDITDISQY from the coding sequence ATGATTTCATTCTGCCCCCGTCTAAAATGCTGCTTTGCACTTGTGCTGTCGATCGCCCTAATCGGCTCCGCGACCCAGCCGGCCTCGGCGACGGTGCGCCCTCCCGAAGAGTGGTTCGCCGAAAGCGCGGCGAACGCCGAGCTTTGGAAAAAGGTTTATCCGACGCTTAACAAGCTCGAATTCGGCGATAGAAGCGAGTTCCTGGTTCCCGACGACGAAATCTACAACGCTGTTTCGTCGGGTTACGGCGCGGACAAAATGGACGAAGTGCGCGCGCCGCGAGCGGATACAAGGCAGTTCTGGCAGTACGACCGCAACGCGGACGGCCGCCTGGACTACAAGGACTTGCTGGAACTCGGTTACTCCGCGCCGGAAGGCAAGAAACCTTCCGCGGCTTTGTCATTCGGAACAGCGAAGTGGATCGTGCTTCGCACGGACTTTCCCGATTCGACCGCGAACTATCCTACATACGACGTTGACTACTTTTACGACAGGTTTTTCGCGGACGGAACCGCGTCGCTTCCTTCTTGCAACGATTATTACCAGGAAGTGAGCTTCGGCAAATTCGAAATATCGGGGACGACCGACGACAACGGCCCCAACTCCGGCTGGTACCAGACCTCCAAAAACCGCGCCTACTACAAAGACTGGAGCCGCACCGGAGAACTCATCAACGAAACGATCCAGGCGGCGGATCCGTTCGTGGATTTCAGCGAATTCGACGTTGACGGCGACAGCTATGTGGACACTTTCATCATCTTTTACAACGAGGCCGAGTTCGTGCCCGGTCTCTGGCCGCATCGTTCGAGCGGGCTTAACATCCACGTTGACGGCGTGATTATCGACGCGTACTTTCTCACAGGATATTCGTCCGGAAACGACTCATGGACAATGACGATTTCCTGCCACGAATACGGCCACATACTTGGTCTTCCGGACCTGTACGACATCGACTACAGCTCGAACGGACTTGGAGCCTGGGATCTTATGGCCTATCAATACGACAATGCTCAAAAGGTCCCGTCACCGGGCGCTTGGGGGCGCGCGATGCTCGGCTGGGTGACGCCCACAGTAATAGACGACGATTACACGGGCTATTCCCTTCCGGACATTCACGTTGCGGGCGATGTGCTTAAGGTTTGGACCAATGGCAAGGAAGGCAAGGAATACTTCCTTGTCGAAAACAGGCTGAAGACGGGAACCGACTCAACGCGTCCCGGAGAAGGAGTTTTGATCTGGCATATCGACGACAGTGTGGGCGGAGGCAATACCGACAACAGCAACGAACTTCACAAGCATGTCGATTTGGAAAGCGCTCGCGGCCAGGACGAGAACGGCAAGGATCCGTTGGACCGGAAAAACGATTTGGGCAGCTCGCAGGATCCCTATTTCTCCGGAAACGGCGCGGCGGGTTACACCAACGCGTTCTCCGCGTCCTCCAATCCGACGTCGAGAGACTACCAGCTCAACGACACTTCCGTCGTGATCGAAAACTTCAGCGCGATCGGCAATCCGGCGACGTTCGATATCCGCGTCCTCACGCCGACGCGTCCCGTTGTTTCGATTACCTCGCCCGGCCCGGGCGACACGGTATCGAACGGCGTCACATTCAGCGCGACGGCGACGCCCTCGTCCGGCAGAACTATCGCCGGCGTGCGATTTTTCGCGAACGGCCGGCTTGTCGGAGAGGATTTGACATCGCCGTACTCGATCAACTGGGTTTCTCAAAACACTTACAACGGCTCGATCGAAATAAGGGCCGTCGCCACGGACAGCGAGGGCGAAATCGGAGCGGACAAGCGCAACGTAACGGTGAGCAATTCCGGATTCTCGATACCGTACTCCGACGCTATCACCGATGCCGCGAAGTGGGCGATATCGAATCCGACCGGCGACGCTTACTGGCGTTATTACAACGGAGACGCCGCATCTCCCACCCACTGCATGGGCATCGGTCCCGGATACGACTTTAACGAAAACGATTTCCTTTGCTCCGTCCGTTTGTCGCTTGCCGGTGCGACCCATCCGATTCTGCGGTTCAAGCACAAGTACATAATCACCCAAGGCGAGAACTTCGGCTCGGTGTTTATAACCAACGACGACGGAGCAACGATGAAGGCGCTCGCCAGCTACAACGGCTCCAAAGCATCCACGTGGAACAGCGTTTACGTGGACCTGGTGGACTATGTGGGAGACGAGGTTTACCTTCTTTTCCACTTGAACAGCAATTCGCTGGCTGACGGCCCGGGCAACGGCGGCTGGTGGATCGACGACTTCTCGGTGAAGGAGCTTTCTTCGCCGCCTTCGATCACCGGCATTTCGCCCTCGCCGGGCAGCACGCTTTCGGGAACGCGGGTAATTCAAGTGACCGCGTCCGACGACGAGGGGTTGGACAGGGCGGAGTATTATTTGGGCGATTACTTGGTGTTCACCGACGCTTCCGTTCCGTTCAACTTCGACTGGAACACGCGCTGGATGTTCAACGGAAGCAACTCGATAAATGTCAAAGTATTCGATTCCGACGGCCAGATGGTGGAAGACACGCCTTCCTACACGATATCCAACACCGTCACCGCAGAGCCGCTGTTCGACGATTTCGAATCAGGCATCGCGAATTGGTATGTGAAAAACGAAGGAGGGCTCGGATTCTGGCACACGGTCGGCAACCGGGCTTACACGGGCAGCAATTCGCTGTTTTGCGGAATAAACACCAGCGGGTACGGGAACGGCGAAGCCGACTTCGCTTTCTCGCCGTCGGTAAGCCTTGCGGGGCTCGTCAATCCCAGGCTGATGTTCGCAAGCTGGGTGCGCACCGAGCCTTCCTACGACTTCGCATACGTTTATCTTTACACCGATCAAAACACCTCGACGCTTCTTGCGACTTACGACGGACTTGCATCGGACTGGACTCTTCGCAACCTCGACCTGTCCGCTTTCACCGGCGATACGGAGGTGAAAGTAGGCCTCAGGCTCTCCTCGGACGGCGGACTCACGTATCAAGGTTGGTGGGTGGACTACTTCGGCGTTCTCGAGGCGCCGGCAGTGACCTCCTGCGTTCCATCGAACGGCAGGCCGGTAATCGGCCAGAATTTCACGCTCAACGGCCGCGGCTTCGGCGCGCTCTCCGAGGGCAATTTCGTATCGGTTCCCACGACTTCCGGAACGACGACGATTCCCAGCGCGAATTGCGTGAGTTGGACTCCGACCGCGATCACATTCACGGTCCCGGCCAACGCCGCTCCGGGAAACATCACCGTTTTCAGGCATTCGCTGCAGACATCGTGGAGCAGCTTCACGCCGCTTCTGCCCGCGCCCGATATCACGGACATCTCGCAGTACTGA
- a CDS encoding aspartyl protease family protein: MSKLVKLARILMPRICIAAAAVFAAAASCSAVRPDPWTEFRNHELARMAESGSPESFYTVYEGSFGPMEIRLLTWLAGDNLFRMDSDMGIVKVAMGYDGNKGWIQMGDSPARELSSAEEEDVFSSLYFDGFEYLNDSELQVGEPQARNWGGAKVWEISLVSPQGYKRDLFVADGSWELAGYRAYGTSTGLMKLFDSEWIEGVQVPNRVEMEVEGIPIPLNLKLVEAEVNVEIAPDLFVPPAGTASSLIALSDEKTVVLPLQREDTGMVVIDGALGYARGLFLFDTGAAHTVLDARAAASARFKEDRPFTAIGVGGTADSRIVRGGESVSVGAGGGFRMPDDSFFIVMDLGTVSKEMGVELAGIFGADLLSKAEIRLDFARGEMAVTTNEPGDSEGGKKPVNSSDESIIRLGELVLVEGEYGPDKSKITLLVDTGFRGKVGILSSGAERMGLDVSPARGRGFVSGIGGVTRLEGSVKELDVQLFGRSWKIENAPVISGPVSSLVGGSADGLIGIELLSELVLEFDYANGVIRVIESAAN; encoded by the coding sequence ATGTCCAAACTTGTCAAATTGGCGCGCATTTTGATGCCGCGGATTTGCATCGCCGCCGCCGCGGTATTCGCTGCAGCCGCTTCATGCAGCGCGGTGCGTCCGGATCCCTGGACGGAATTCAGGAACCATGAGCTGGCGCGGATGGCAGAAAGCGGTTCTCCCGAGAGCTTTTACACCGTTTACGAAGGCTCGTTCGGGCCGATGGAGATCAGGCTTTTGACTTGGCTGGCCGGCGACAATCTGTTCCGGATGGATTCGGATATGGGCATCGTTAAAGTCGCGATGGGTTACGACGGGAACAAGGGCTGGATTCAGATGGGAGACTCGCCCGCGAGAGAGCTTTCGAGCGCCGAAGAAGAAGACGTTTTTTCATCTCTTTACTTTGATGGTTTCGAATATTTGAACGACTCCGAGCTTCAAGTCGGCGAGCCGCAGGCAAGAAACTGGGGGGGGGCGAAGGTGTGGGAGATTTCGCTTGTGTCTCCACAGGGATACAAGCGGGATCTGTTCGTCGCGGATGGCTCCTGGGAGCTCGCGGGTTACCGCGCTTACGGAACTTCAACCGGCCTGATGAAGCTGTTCGACAGCGAATGGATCGAAGGGGTGCAAGTTCCGAATAGAGTTGAAATGGAGGTCGAGGGCATTCCCATTCCGCTGAACCTGAAGCTGGTTGAGGCGGAGGTCAACGTAGAAATAGCCCCGGACTTGTTCGTCCCGCCGGCGGGGACTGCATCCAGTCTGATCGCATTATCCGATGAAAAAACCGTGGTGCTGCCTTTGCAGCGCGAGGACACCGGGATGGTTGTAATAGATGGTGCTTTGGGATATGCACGCGGATTGTTCTTGTTCGATACGGGCGCGGCTCACACGGTTTTGGACGCGCGCGCCGCGGCAAGCGCGCGGTTCAAGGAGGATCGGCCATTTACGGCAATCGGCGTGGGCGGTACGGCTGATTCGCGGATAGTCCGTGGAGGCGAATCTGTATCGGTCGGCGCGGGCGGCGGGTTTAGAATGCCGGATGATTCATTTTTCATCGTTATGGATCTTGGCACTGTATCGAAGGAAATGGGAGTTGAACTGGCCGGGATTTTCGGTGCGGATCTATTGAGCAAAGCCGAAATCCGGCTCGACTTCGCAAGGGGAGAAATGGCCGTCACAACGAATGAGCCGGGCGATTCGGAGGGCGGCAAAAAGCCGGTCAATTCATCGGACGAAAGCATAATCAGGCTGGGAGAGCTCGTGCTGGTTGAGGGCGAATACGGCCCGGATAAAAGTAAAATCACGCTTTTGGTGGATACGGGTTTCAGGGGCAAGGTGGGAATTTTGTCCAGCGGCGCAGAGCGGATGGGACTTGACGTTTCGCCCGCGCGCGGCCGCGGCTTCGTTTCGGGAATAGGAGGAGTAACCCGCCTGGAAGGTTCGGTCAAGGAGCTTGATGTCCAATTGTTCGGAAGGAGCTGGAAAATAGAAAACGCTCCGGTGATTTCCGGCCCGGTTTCCAGCCTTGTCGGCGGAAGCGCGGACGGACTGATCGGTATCGAGTTGCTGTCCGAGCTCGTGCTCGAATTCGACTATGCAAACGGGGTGATCAGAGTGATCGAAAGCGCGGCCAACTAG
- a CDS encoding response regulator transcription factor → MAKILVVEDEPDMRFGLEHNLRFEGYQVICAEDGKTGLEMARYSSPDLVLLDIMLPGMSGLEVLRQLRKERRGLPVILVTAKGQEMDKIIGLESGADDYITKPFSVKELLARVNAVLRRYQSRGEIGEYSFGDVKIDFKNMQATKGGRDLEFTHREFEIMKVFVRHKNEVIPRSVLLDEVWGYESKVFPNTRTVDTHIAKLRKKIEDDTENPHHIITVHRMGYRFMD, encoded by the coding sequence ATGGCTAAAATCTTGGTTGTGGAAGACGAGCCGGACATGAGGTTCGGCCTGGAGCACAATCTTCGTTTCGAGGGATATCAAGTAATCTGCGCCGAGGACGGCAAAACGGGTCTGGAAATGGCGCGGTACTCGTCTCCCGATCTCGTGCTTTTGGACATTATGCTGCCGGGAATGAGCGGGCTGGAAGTTTTGCGCCAGCTAAGGAAAGAACGGCGCGGTCTTCCGGTGATTCTCGTCACCGCCAAAGGCCAGGAGATGGACAAAATTATCGGCCTGGAATCGGGAGCGGACGACTACATTACGAAACCGTTCAGCGTGAAAGAGCTGCTTGCGCGCGTCAACGCCGTGCTGCGCAGATACCAGAGCCGGGGGGAAATAGGGGAGTACTCGTTCGGCGACGTGAAAATAGATTTCAAAAATATGCAGGCGACCAAAGGCGGGCGGGATTTGGAATTCACGCACAGGGAATTCGAGATAATGAAGGTTTTCGTGCGTCACAAGAACGAAGTGATTCCGCGCTCGGTGCTTTTGGACGAAGTTTGGGGATACGAGTCGAAGGTGTTCCCGAACACGCGTACCGTCGATACGCATATAGCCAAGCTGCGAAAGAAAATCGAGGACGACACCGAGAATCCGCACCATATAATCACGGTGCACAGGATGGGCTACCGCTTCATGGACTAG